The DNA sequence ATCAGGAAATAATAAGAatgaaaaaattacttttatcgaaacatataatcaatatatatttgCCACAAATATTACCAAAATTGCCGCAAAGGCCTTAAATATTATCTTAAATGAATAATCTATTTATGCTGAATCTATTTCCTCTAAAATTTATTAACCAGTGGATGTAAATTATATTCAGATAAATGagtattattttcaaaaagaatTTTTTGCACCTACTTCTCGTAGGTTCTGATGAATATAGTTGATACAATTCAAAAATTTTACTGATGTTTGTATGTTTCTTAAAAGGGTTTTCTTTTCTTGTCAAAACAGATGTTTTTATATTGTAGAGAGTTACAAAAATGaaagaatttatttttttttgttttaattttctttatataaGAATGCTTAGACAATAAAACTTTTAGCTTATTATTATACACATTGAAAATTATTGAGCTCTAAAACCaaagatataaaaaaaatctataacatTATGTAGATCAAGTGTACTCTCtggcatattattatattttatgaagCACTTGTTTGTTGGGGTTAGGGAATATGAATTGACAAGCAAAGATTTTTTTTACCTTCTGGGTAATGGAGCAAGAATTATATGGCTACAaacaataagaagaagaagaattaaGAATATTATTGTTGCAATGGAAAGAGGGAGGGTGGGTGGTCCAAAGGGGCCAACAGACCCATGTGAATTTTGGCCAAATCAGATTAGAACCCTCTCCTCTTCACGTGCCTCATGTATGACTAAGCTttacgtgtatatatatagtctctCAAGTCTCAACTCTCAATATGATATGAGCTAAAAGAGCACCAAGATTAGATAGTAACTACAAAAACCCTGGTATGTGGACCATATTAGACTACTACTACTAGTACTACACTATATATACTATAATCCCTCTTAATCAAATTGGGAAAAGCAACCCCcccacccaaaaaaaaaattaaaaagaaaaatcctTTATATATGTTTCCTCTTTTGTCCATCTTTTAAGAAAGGAAGGATACCATTTACGTATATTATTCAAGAGGGAAAATTCCCCATTATTAAAAAGTTGACAAAACTTGTCCTTATAGATGGATATAGGTTAACCAATTTGTGTGGTGGTACGTAGCCACTTGAATACATAATTGAAAATTCggccacatatatataaaatctttgAGAATGATTTCCACATATTCATGATTTTAAGAGAATATATGATTAAGTTACAAATGTTACTTTAATCTAATAGTTTTGGTAGCAAAATcacttatattatatataaacaaatgATTAGGTGGTGATTTCTGCTTTTCCTAAAAGATCTTCTCTTTGTAATGACCTTGGTTCTCTTTTAGATGATATTTCTAGTCTACTATCCAATTTTTTTGAGACGTCCCTGATTCATGTCTATCGGTCGGCCAATATGGCTGCTCATTAATTAGCTGTGCACGCACTTAGAGTGAATAATCAGCTAGTTTGGATGGAGGATTTTCCTTCTTTCCTTGTCGATGTACTAAACGCTTTTTTTTCAATGAATTCTAAttcattgttcaaaaaaaatgattaggtggtgaaataattattattttttttaagtaatttacgatataaatatttaaatttaactcttatttatgaataaatatctaaatttaatttttttacggtaataataattaaattataattataaaacttTTATAGGTACCTAACTATTAAGTTTAGTAAATTACCAAGTGACAATCATTGATTGGtccaaatttttatttcttttaaaaaattaacagtTAAGTACTCACagagttctaaaaatataatttcagtATTATTacagttaaaaattaaacttaaatatttatttacaaccgaaaattaaacttaaatatttatgcccGTAAAAAATTCTTATTTGTTTTAAGAAACAACAATGAAAGTGTATCATCAAGTAAGAAAGGTAAAACTCATTTAATATAAGGAGGTTAAGAAAGCAACATGTGGGTTTGCCTAATAGAAACTTTAAACTCCTTTTTtgtgaaagagagagaaagagtagTATCTGGGACACATATTTCCACGTCAACAAATCATTTTTCACGTTCGAACAAATATGAGATGAACctgacaaaataaaaattaaaaaaacaaaaaataatgacaagtatgaaatgaataaaaaataatgagtGCCACAAGGCCCCTAGTCCCCAGACCCAGAGTGTTCTTAATTTGATCCTCCTCGAGGCAATCCCACCCCCACAATCTtgcactctctctttctttaaattaattaatcttcttACATTTAATCTTGGCTACATCTTCGATCCATTTCCATCGTTTTCAACCTAAAAACTATAACACTTCACAAGAACCAACAAGCCTGCACCAGTAGTTATTATACATGTTTccctattaattttaataaatatttcatCTTTATCTTATCTAACTCCATAATCCAActcttttttattgttttgtacTTGAAGTTCTTACAATGTACCATGGCTTCAAATCCTAATTTTccaagtaaaaattaaaatcattACGTCCTTGAAAGTTTGAAAGCAACTTTGCTGAACGTGAAACTACTAGAAAATACTTTGCTGATAAATTTTTTGACTTTGTACGGACGAATAATGGTCTGACAGTGTGATCAATGCTTTttcttttcaacaaaatgaaaagagtaaaaagagaagaagaaaataagagTGAAATGTTATATGGTTGTAATATTAGGAAAGCTGTCTGCCTGTTTCAATTGATTGTGAAAGGTCATCTTTTGAAGAATACAAATTaaacagaagaaaaaaaagggtACGATTAATGGTCCAATTAACAATGAGGTTCTACTTCTTCCCTTCACTTATTATTTGATACAAACAAACAAAGGGTTTATATTCCTCCACTAAATTTGGGAACTAACTAGGCCTGTATGGACACTACAATTTGCAGAAACAAGTAATAATATTTGGTCCTTGGAGCGGCCCTCTCTTGAAACCAAAGCACGTCAAAACTAAAGGATGGTCACAGTCTTTCTTTAGTTTTCACCTACATGAAAAGACCTCTTATTAGTTATTaacccttctctctctctctctcacacacacatcAAATCTATTTATCAACCAAAAAGACAAGCACCCTTTCACATCAATTGTCTGTTAGTGGTTTCAATTGCCTCAGATATTTCATGAGAAAGAAACCAAAGCTGGTCAGATAATGAATCAAACTCATGGAACACATCAACCACATATCCAAAAGATATATTCTCTCAAAATCTTGCCAACTTTTATGGTCTAAAAGGAAAATTCTAAACCCCACAAAAACTTAGATGGGTTGGAATCAGCCTAGTGAATTCCAACCAGTGCAAGTTGATGGTTTGTAGTTTACAACATCATTTGGTACTGTACAGAGAGATCGGATAAGATTTATTCATGTAAAACAAATTAAAAGCTTTGATACAGCTACATTTTTTCACTTCACTAATCACTGTGTTCTTAAGCCCTTGATCCAATCTATCTCAATTTTGAAATCACCTGGCCCAGTTCTGGCACCAGGCATTCCACCCTCTGCATTCACGGATAGAGACATTCCAACTACCCGAGATGGATTCATTTCCATCTCTGCATCTATAACACTTCCTCTCCAAGTTGGTAGATATTGAACCAGTGGAATctgaaaatatcatttataagctaAGTCAGCTGTTACGTGTATAATTAACAAGAGTAACACAGCATATGAAcaaaactttattatttttctttccaCCGATCGAAATTGATTTTTAGGCAGTTGAGACGAGTAACTAGTGAAGTGATTATCAGGAGAAAACTGAATAGTGAACTAGAACTCTGAGCTAATTGATTTTACTAATAGACTTATATCTAGAAATCTTCTCTTGTATGATGAGAAAGCCAATAAAGCTAAAGGTAGCCGAAACTTACCTTTGCAATGTACCAGTTATCTTTGGGTACAAAAACAAAGGCTTGCCATGAATTATCCTCCTCTTGTCCAGGTGAATTCACCCAATTTTCCGTATAGATCTGCATGAGTCCTATCACATTAAAAAGACTGGGAAAAAGCAGCGAAGGTTTAAAATAAAGGCTTATACAAAAAATCTCCGTGGCATGAGCAGAATACTTACGGTGGATATGTAACATCTTCCATCTCCTTTTATCTTCATTGCTACTGTGTCAAACGGCTCCAAATCGATGAAGCCATTAAACTGCCAAAGGAAAGGAAACGAACACATGAAGGGAATATACCAACAAAAACTAGTTTTTATTGTGTTAGAGAGTTCCACATTGATAATGTGTGGAAACTAAAAACCATACATAAGATGCATGGGCTACTCCTCTCATtgccaattgattttgagattgaactCTACGAAATCTTACAATTTTAACATAGTACCATAACCAAACAAAATTCTAACGAGTATTCGAACCAAATCCAATAACCGGTCCAAAAAGATAAACCAAAAGATCTGTGATTCGAAGATAGTGAGCCAAAAAGTACACTTCTGAGCCAAGTGCCGCCTCTCCAAAaagaggagccaaaagagtaTAATCAAAGAGAAGGGGGGAAAGTggttttattttcataaatgtTCTCATTAAACAAAGGCAGGAAACTCTAACACATTTTTACGAAGGTTTGCTCAAAATATCAATACTAAAATCTCAATAAAGCAAACCACATGCAGAACAACTTAATGTATCATTCATGTTATCAATAGTATCAATGGCTCATCCACATCTATTATAGAAAACAAAGCAAGACAAGCTATTGTTTCCACCAGCCTAAATAGTAAAGCACAAAATGACACATTGTTATGCTGCACCTAACAATGTGGAAGCATAAACTAAATCATGCTTTGACACTGTAGAAAAGTATAATGATAATCAATCAAGACTCCAAACATATGATATATACTTATAATTTTTGGACATAATTTCACCTTCCTTGACCTCATTCCACAGAAACCACTTCGACTGATATTCCATTTTGAGCCTGGAATGACATCAAGTGAGAGATTGCCAGAGAAAACTCCTACAtcaaaacagagaagaaaagaTATTAAGAATGGAGACCGTATCTTTACACAGCTTAACTGAGAAATTTAATAGTTCAACTACAGGGTCTACTTCGCCCCTTTGTTTCAGTATTATATTCATAATCACATAAAATGAAAGTGCGTAGGCAAACAATAATCTTGCTATATAACCTTTCATGAAGCCGACTTAAAgttaacttttattttgtacCTTTTAGTCCCTTTCCAGCATCCATGATCTCCAAAGACGCCGAGGACAACCCTATAAAATATACAAAGGGCGCATTTGTGATTAGCATCTGCATATTGATTAATGACATTAGCAAAGCCAActctattaaaacaaaataaaatagaaagaaaagggAAATTTCGTTGATAGAATTATTTTAGCCAAGGCTTTAACAGCACGATTCAAATCAAACTTGAATATGTACTCAATGTTATGCTTAGAAAGATGATTAAAAGTGAATTGTTTACAATAATACCTCCATATTCAGAATCTGAATATAAGTGCCACTTTTTAACCTCTTCTTTTGAATTGAAGGTGAAAATATGTCTTTCAGTGGGAGGCATCAGATCTTCAGCACTCCACGTGAGAGCTACAGTTTGACATTAGAAAGGAAGAATATAAGGACTGCGAAAACACCAGTGtacaaaaataaagaattaaCTATCCTCCCTAATCGATAAATAAGCCTACTACTAATGCCCAAATGAAACATTTAATTGGAGAAAGGATTAAAGATGAagcatt is a window from the Cannabis sativa cultivar Pink pepper isolate KNU-18-1 chromosome 1, ASM2916894v1, whole genome shotgun sequence genome containing:
- the LOC115708333 gene encoding probable complex I intermediate-associated protein 30, which gives rise to MSRFRAMWQASLNATKKALTWSAEDLMPPTERHIFTFNSKEEVKKWHLYSDSEYGGLSSASLEIMDAGKGLKGVFSGNLSLDVIPGSKWNISRSGFCGMRSRKFNGFIDLEPFDTVAMKIKGDGRCYISTIYTENWVNSPGQEEDNSWQAFVFVPKDNWYIAKIPLVQYLPTWRGSVIDAEMEMNPSRVVGMSLSVNAEGGMPGARTGPGDFKIEIDWIKGLRTQ